One genomic region from Nostoc sphaeroides encodes:
- a CDS encoding iron uptake porin, with protein sequence MLAWLLIAAVNGVAQKALAQEYTGTTQAQDSIDLNSSSLSPVNPMAQVTSVSQLKDVQPNDWAFQALQSLVERYGCIAGYPDSNYRGNRALTRYEFAAGVNACLDRVNELITTATSDLVTREDLAILQKLQSEFAPELATLRGRVDSLEARTAEIEANQFSTTTKLSGLLIVGIQGRTSNRGDVNPRDGQKDTNDAGTNTNVMSLAQLYLTSQITPRSYLFTGLLDGNGKTTPRFTNSVSRNDVFLGYEFPTDSLIVSDLNFHWLVTDKLAVMVGTEGVSMPAAFRGPNRVESAATGPLSYFAQRNPILNMGYGHGGIAIDWQFAKRASLQAIYTSYQPGNPGKGSGLFDGTTTTGVQLLLTPTDTLDLSLYYVNNYSSDGCLLTFVGDECLTTVNTTTGKSAPLQTNAVGATVTWQISSRISAGAWGGYTKSYIPGQSGNVETTNYMVFMNFPDLFAKGNLGGIYVGQPPKITSSNLPVGNNVPDFVNTGLGRAGGQPGTTTQIEAFYRFKLTDNISITPGIIHILEPGQTPDSDSVTIGILRSTFLF encoded by the coding sequence ATGCTCGCATGGTTACTAATTGCGGCAGTAAATGGAGTTGCACAAAAAGCACTAGCACAAGAGTACACAGGAACTACTCAGGCGCAGGACAGTATAGATTTAAATTCTTCTTCCCTCTCCCCAGTAAATCCGATGGCGCAAGTTACATCGGTTTCTCAACTCAAGGACGTACAACCCAACGATTGGGCATTTCAAGCATTACAGTCTTTGGTAGAACGCTATGGTTGTATAGCTGGCTATCCAGATAGCAACTATCGCGGTAATCGCGCCTTAACTCGATATGAATTCGCCGCCGGTGTGAATGCTTGTTTAGATAGAGTCAACGAATTAATCACTACAGCCACCAGCGATTTAGTCACCCGCGAAGATTTAGCAATATTACAAAAATTGCAGTCAGAATTTGCCCCTGAATTAGCAACTTTGCGGGGTCGTGTCGATAGTTTAGAAGCCAGAACTGCCGAAATCGAAGCCAACCAATTCTCAACAACAACCAAACTCAGTGGACTACTAATAGTTGGCATTCAAGGACGGACTAGCAATCGTGGTGATGTGAATCCTAGAGATGGACAAAAAGATACAAATGATGCGGGGACAAACACTAATGTTATGTCCCTGGCGCAACTATATTTAACTAGTCAAATCACTCCCCGTAGTTATTTATTTACAGGTCTTTTAGATGGTAATGGAAAAACTACACCTAGATTTACCAATAGTGTTTCTCGGAATGATGTTTTTCTTGGTTACGAATTTCCTACAGATAGCTTGATTGTAAGTGACCTCAATTTTCATTGGCTGGTAACAGATAAATTAGCAGTAATGGTGGGAACAGAAGGCGTAAGTATGCCAGCTGCTTTCCGAGGCCCCAATCGGGTAGAAAGTGCTGCAACAGGGCCGTTGTCTTATTTTGCCCAAAGAAACCCAATTTTAAATATGGGATACGGTCACGGTGGTATAGCTATTGATTGGCAATTTGCTAAACGCGCTAGTTTGCAGGCAATTTATACTAGTTATCAACCAGGAAATCCCGGTAAAGGTAGCGGTTTATTTGATGGAACCACGACTACAGGTGTGCAATTGCTGTTAACACCAACCGATACTCTAGATTTAAGTTTGTACTACGTTAACAATTACTCTTCGGATGGTTGTTTACTAACCTTTGTTGGCGATGAATGCTTAACTACAGTTAATACCACTACCGGAAAATCAGCACCGTTGCAAACTAACGCCGTGGGTGCGACTGTAACTTGGCAAATTTCATCCCGTATTAGCGCAGGTGCATGGGGTGGTTATACTAAATCTTACATTCCTGGGCAATCGGGAAATGTAGAGACGACCAATTATATGGTGTTTATGAATTTCCCTGATTTATTTGCTAAAGGAAATTTGGGGGGAATTTATGTTGGTCAACCTCCTAAAATCACCAGTAGCAACTTACCTGTAGGGAATAATGTTCCTGATTTTGTCAATACTGGTTTAGGACGTGCAGGTGGACAACCAGGGACGACCACTCAAATCGAGGCATTTTATCGTTTTAAGCTAACAGATAACATCAGTATTACACCAGGAATAATTCATATCTTGGAGCCTGGTCAGACGCCAGATAGTGACTCAGTGACTATCGGCATTCTGCGGAGTACTTTTCTTTTTTAA